The following coding sequences lie in one Candidatus Methylomirabilota bacterium genomic window:
- a CDS encoding methionine synthase codes for MRELDARPILPTAVVGSYSMPGWLERLKTDFFLRRISAHELDEIHDAVTKAAIKDQEMAGLDIITDGELRRDNMVDYFLVRLPGVQVDHASKRFYYDFYDAIVRGKIPMAPLRLGPDLDVLRRNTRRAVKFTVTGPHCLAKRIRNEHYGGEAALALDLARILNLELRELARAGAAYIQIDEPYYSGFPDDLEWGVRVLNAMVEGVEAKIGLHICFGNRYGKPTWEGSYRYLFPRILEAQVHQLTLEFARRGYEELELFREWKCPFELGLGVIDVKSPDVESPATVAQRIRTALAVVPAERLYVNPDCGLLHVPQDVAFRKLRAMVEGAALVRRELAGGA; via the coding sequence ATGCGGGAGCTCGACGCCCGCCCGATCCTCCCGACGGCCGTGGTGGGGTCCTACTCGATGCCCGGCTGGCTCGAGCGCCTCAAGACGGACTTCTTCCTCCGCCGGATCAGCGCCCACGAGCTGGACGAGATCCACGACGCCGTCACCAAGGCCGCCATCAAGGACCAGGAGATGGCTGGCCTCGACATCATCACCGACGGCGAGCTGCGGCGCGACAACATGGTGGACTACTTTCTGGTGCGGCTCCCGGGCGTCCAGGTGGACCACGCCTCCAAGCGCTTCTACTACGACTTTTACGACGCCATCGTCCGCGGGAAGATTCCGATGGCGCCGCTGCGTCTCGGGCCGGACCTGGACGTCCTTCGCCGGAACACGCGGCGGGCCGTCAAATTCACGGTGACGGGCCCGCACTGCCTGGCCAAGCGGATCCGCAACGAGCATTACGGCGGAGAGGCCGCGCTGGCCCTGGACCTGGCGCGGATCCTCAACCTCGAGCTTCGGGAGCTGGCGCGAGCCGGGGCGGCGTACATCCAGATCGACGAGCCCTACTATTCGGGATTTCCCGACGACCTCGAGTGGGGGGTGCGCGTCCTGAACGCGATGGTGGAGGGCGTCGAGGCTAAGATCGGGCTCCACATCTGCTTCGGCAACCGCTACGGAAAGCCGACCTGGGAAGGCTCCTACCGCTACCTTTTCCCGCGCATCCTCGAGGCTCAGGTCCACCAGCTCACCCTCGAGTTCGCGCGGCGCGGGTACGAGGAGCTCGAGCTCTTCCGGGAGTGGAAGTGCCCCTTCGAGCTCGGGCTCGGCGTCATCGACGTGAAGTCGCCCGACGTGGAGTCGCCGGCGACCGTGGCCCAGCGCATCCGCACGGCGCTGGCCGTGGTGCCGGCCGAGCGGCTCTACGTGAATCCGGACTGCGGTCTTCTCCACGTGCCACAGGATGTCGCCTTCCGGAAGCTCAGGGCCATGGTCGAGGGCGCGGCCCTCGTCCGCCGCGAGCTGGCCGGCGGGGCATGA
- a CDS encoding class I SAM-dependent methyltransferase: MLIELPYLHNPKATPGDAMVAAVLRAVERCRAGGIPVADLHIRFDWCQYRQTFREPIVERRSVGAGGAPAVHELAVDLRQSDPETLEPLAEAALRHLLADAAARSDRLYLEEFGPLRSSLIWRFNALYWREIDHWERTFQRGFEAALPGGKSDASNPAQIEEGVQQFFDGLRALDKRGVLPPELFVLEIGAGTGERAGLWLDRFRDLAESHAKDYYGRVRFLLSDYSMPMLERAHGNVLHHVDKVSFIALDALDPLKTLSFLRYKILFIHLSNLWDNLPTDEVARRDGHLYLVEGRAYVARDAAAEIAGTHGIEPDRLLRQLEFLLRTGPDAFPDPTDGVRFWRELWRLVRLEERYVPIPDVRDAPPVPGLDPEVLADCLDRCPRDLRCHLSNGAVQSFVRTLPLLHPKGILQVQDLFVTDLADYNRGFRGPGKLDGSIVNWVNGALIRAAADRLGYRVDATPFRYRPGSAITVLTTSLKD; this comes from the coding sequence GTGCTGATCGAGCTTCCGTACCTCCACAATCCGAAAGCGACCCCGGGCGACGCGATGGTGGCCGCGGTCCTCCGGGCCGTCGAGCGCTGCCGCGCGGGGGGCATCCCCGTCGCCGATCTCCACATCCGCTTCGACTGGTGCCAGTACCGGCAGACCTTCCGCGAGCCGATCGTCGAGCGCCGGTCGGTCGGCGCTGGCGGCGCGCCGGCCGTCCACGAGCTGGCCGTCGACCTCCGGCAGTCCGATCCCGAGACGCTCGAGCCGCTTGCGGAGGCGGCGCTCCGGCACCTGCTGGCGGATGCCGCGGCGCGCAGCGACCGACTGTACCTCGAGGAATTCGGTCCCCTTCGGAGCAGCCTGATCTGGCGGTTCAACGCGCTCTACTGGCGCGAGATCGACCACTGGGAGCGGACCTTCCAGCGGGGCTTCGAGGCGGCTCTGCCCGGCGGCAAGTCGGACGCCTCCAACCCGGCCCAGATCGAGGAGGGCGTCCAGCAGTTCTTCGACGGCCTCCGGGCCCTCGACAAGCGCGGAGTCTTGCCGCCGGAGCTGTTCGTCCTCGAGATCGGCGCCGGCACCGGCGAGCGCGCCGGCCTCTGGCTCGACCGCTTCCGTGACCTCGCCGAATCGCACGCCAAGGACTATTACGGCCGGGTCCGGTTCCTGCTCTCCGACTACTCGATGCCGATGCTCGAGCGGGCCCACGGCAACGTCCTGCACCACGTCGACAAGGTGTCGTTCATCGCCCTGGATGCCCTGGACCCGCTCAAGACCCTGTCCTTCCTCCGCTACAAGATCCTGTTCATTCACCTGTCGAATCTGTGGGACAACCTGCCCACCGACGAGGTCGCCAGGCGCGACGGTCACCTCTACCTCGTCGAGGGCCGCGCTTACGTGGCCCGCGACGCCGCCGCCGAGATCGCGGGCACCCACGGGATCGAGCCGGACCGCCTCCTCCGCCAGCTCGAGTTCCTCCTCCGGACGGGCCCCGATGCGTTCCCCGACCCGACCGACGGCGTGCGGTTCTGGCGGGAGCTGTGGCGGCTCGTCCGACTGGAGGAGCGCTACGTCCCCATCCCCGACGTCCGGGACGCGCCGCCCGTCCCTGGCCTGGATCCCGAGGTCCTCGCGGACTGTCTCGACCGCTGCCCGCGCGACCTCCGCTGCCACCTGTCGAACGGAGCGGTACAGTCGTTCGTTCGCACCCTCCCGCTCCTCCATCCCAAGGGGATCCTGCAGGTGCAGGACCTGTTCGTGACCGACCTGGCCGACTACAACCGGGGCTTCCGGGGCCCCGGCAAGCTCGACGGAAGCATCGTAAACTGGGTGAACGGGGCGCTGATCCGGGCGGCGGCCGACCGGCTCGGCTACCGGGTGGACGCGACTCCCTTCCGCTACCGGCCCGGCTCGGCGATCACGGTGTTGACGACGTCACTCAAGGACTGA